A stretch of the Candidatus Bathyarchaeia archaeon genome encodes the following:
- a CDS encoding type II toxin-antitoxin system VapC family toxin gives MVQRGGDQKLERAPKGAVIDASVVAKWFIPEEDGEKASRIMEKYGDGDIDLYAPDLLIYEVANALRYRPDVSEGTLIEGVRALLDLQINLIPPSVEVLSRAIEMAKALDLSVYDACYIAIAEILATNLITADMKLCEKCKGTGLALPLKGLGEEWDIP, from the coding sequence ATGGTCCAGCGTGGAGGTGATCAGAAGTTGGAGAGAGCGCCCAAGGGCGCGGTCATAGACGCTTCGGTGGTTGCGAAATGGTTCATCCCGGAGGAGGATGGCGAAAAGGCGTCGAGGATTATGGAAAAATATGGCGATGGGGATATAGACCTATACGCCCCGGACCTGCTGATTTATGAGGTCGCTAACGCCCTGCGCTATAGACCCGACGTGAGCGAGGGGACATTGATCGAGGGCGTGAGGGCCCTCCTCGATTTACAAATAAATTTGATCCCTCCCTCCGTGGAGGTATTATCGAGGGCGATCGAAATGGCCAAGGCGCTCGATCTGAGCGTCTACGATGCCTGCTATATCGCCATCGCGGAGATCTTGGCGACGAACCTCATAACGGCCGATATGAAGCTTTGCGAAAAGTGTAAGGGGACGGGCCTCGCGCTCCCATTGAAGGGCCTCGGCGAGGAATGGGATATACCTTGA
- a CDS encoding UPF0175 family protein gives MGEWRRRRALESLRDGKATFAKAAEMAKLSLWEFADLVKQRNIEWVRYTPEEIEKEALAAGSR, from the coding sequence TTGGGGGAGTGGAGGAGGCGGAGGGCCTTGGAATCGTTGCGCGATGGGAAAGCGACTTTCGCCAAGGCCGCCGAGATGGCCAAGCTATCCCTTTGGGAGTTCGCCGACCTCGTGAAGCAACGCAACATTGAATGGGTTAGATATACGCCGGAGGAGATCGAAAAGGAGGCTCTGGCGGCGGGTTCTAGGTGA
- a CDS encoding ATPase domain-containing protein, with amino-acid sequence MERARTGVEALDEITGGGFPRDSLILVAGNPGTGKTVLSTQFLVKGAELGEPGVYVGFAESKEAFIDSLSGHLGVDLEGLEAEGRLGFLDFTAMRGAAIPSILEGILRELNALNARRLVIDSYSALAQAFQSPHDSRIVLNSILGRIVRRMGCTTIIVSETPMGDRRIGFGMEEFVADGVIVLRIGDIDGRPIRELELVKLRGTRLGERRLVFTLEGGFKAFAPFKPKPIERPGRFRPIPDPPGKYSTGSEDLDAMLGGGLSKGDSVLLEIAGKASRAEYHLIVVPMILNFIAQGRAVILIPTVGMDAEEAKRIGLSYGLRSEEIDRLLRVCQARDQREQREDRPYVATFEAKDLWEDYRRYLELEEDLMRKTGQPVMSVTGVDTLASYYEESACERMWGQDAVRIRQRGSLGILLMKPGHEGIRARLSSMATVHLRLAREHGCLLLYGVKPRTGLYAVEADISKGYPLPKLTPIV; translated from the coding sequence ATGGAAAGGGCGAGGACCGGGGTCGAGGCGCTGGACGAGATTACCGGGGGAGGCTTCCCAAGGGATAGCTTGATCCTCGTGGCCGGGAACCCCGGCACCGGGAAAACGGTCCTCTCGACCCAGTTCTTGGTAAAGGGCGCCGAATTGGGCGAGCCGGGCGTCTACGTGGGCTTCGCCGAGTCAAAGGAGGCTTTCATCGATTCCCTCTCCGGGCATTTGGGCGTGGACCTCGAGGGGCTCGAGGCCGAGGGGAGGCTCGGGTTTTTGGATTTCACCGCCATGAGGGGGGCCGCCATCCCATCGATCCTCGAGGGGATCCTCCGCGAGCTCAACGCCCTCAATGCGAGGCGTTTGGTCATCGATTCCTATTCGGCCTTGGCGCAAGCGTTCCAAAGCCCCCACGATTCCAGAATTGTCCTGAACTCCATCCTCGGGAGGATCGTTAGGAGGATGGGCTGCACGACGATCATTGTCTCGGAAACGCCGATGGGGGATAGAAGGATCGGGTTTGGCATGGAGGAGTTCGTGGCGGATGGGGTGATCGTGCTTCGGATCGGGGATATCGATGGGAGGCCGATACGAGAATTGGAATTGGTGAAGCTGAGGGGGACGAGGCTGGGCGAGAGAAGGCTCGTCTTCACGCTCGAGGGCGGTTTCAAGGCCTTCGCGCCCTTCAAGCCGAAGCCCATCGAAAGGCCGGGGCGCTTCCGGCCGATCCCGGATCCTCCGGGCAAATACTCGACCGGGTCCGAGGATTTGGACGCGATGCTGGGCGGCGGGCTCTCCAAGGGCGATTCCGTCCTATTGGAAATCGCCGGGAAGGCCTCTAGGGCGGAATATCATTTGATCGTCGTCCCAATGATTTTGAACTTCATCGCGCAGGGCCGGGCCGTTATTCTAATACCAACAGTCGGGATGGATGCCGAGGAGGCGAAGCGGATAGGGCTGAGCTATGGGTTGAGGAGCGAGGAGATCGATCGCCTCCTGAGGGTTTGCCAAGCCCGGGACCAGAGAGAGCAGCGCGAGGATAGGCCCTACGTGGCAACCTTCGAGGCGAAGGACCTTTGGGAGGATTATAGGAGGTACTTGGAGCTAGAGGAGGATTTGATGCGCAAGACCGGCCAGCCCGTAATGAGCGTCACGGGCGTTGATACCTTGGCCAGCTATTACGAAGAATCGGCATGTGAAAGGATGTGGGGCCAAGACGCCGTTAGGATCAGGCAACGCGGATCCCTCGGCATTCTCCTCATGAAGCCGGGCCATGAGGGGATAAGGGCAAGGCTCAGCTCCATGGCCACCGTCCACCTGAGGTTGGCTAGGGAGCATGGCTGCCTATTGCTATACGGCGTTAAGCCCAGGACCGGCCTATACGCCGTGGAGGCGGATATCTCCAAGGGCTACCCGCTGCCCAAGCTCACGCCGATCGTTTGA
- a CDS encoding MFS transporter has product MASRDFEAAMRANLTLCALAHGAWHMYEMALPPIYPSLMRELSLSYTQVGLLVSTFAALRVSLELPMGHLSDKRGCKPFVSLFMLIYAIGIVGVSLARDYWQLLLSIAAAGIGASAYHPGGTALTAKSFPKGRGRAMGLSIASGPAGSMIGPLLLGVFGAVMGWRDALRILAIPGIAIAILFWRLAVEPGIGSGGDPSGRKSSDLPKERGPILRHFSIPIALALAVSAMRGVYWNGFNSFFPTYLRNYRAFDQSSVAYIFSAIMGASAIGIAIGGFASDRIGRRKVVLLSAAIPAILIPSILPAGDYMVPILAVAAGLSSSLEGAALTALIADLSPPEVLGKIFALNFSIQAAIGALVTPLIFGWLADAIGLWAIFPATAASCVAMIALTLMIRRERRE; this is encoded by the coding sequence TTGGCTTCGAGGGATTTCGAAGCGGCGATGAGGGCCAACTTAACGCTTTGCGCCCTCGCCCATGGGGCTTGGCATATGTATGAAATGGCCCTGCCCCCCATATACCCGTCCCTGATGAGGGAGCTCTCCCTATCCTATACCCAAGTGGGCCTATTGGTCTCGACCTTCGCGGCCTTAAGGGTTTCGCTCGAGCTGCCCATGGGCCATTTATCCGATAAGAGGGGCTGCAAGCCCTTCGTATCCCTCTTCATGCTCATCTACGCGATCGGGATCGTCGGCGTGAGCCTAGCGCGGGATTATTGGCAATTGCTCCTCTCGATCGCCGCGGCCGGGATAGGGGCGAGCGCATACCATCCCGGTGGGACGGCGCTAACGGCGAAATCCTTCCCGAAGGGCAGGGGGAGGGCGATGGGCCTCTCGATAGCCAGCGGCCCGGCCGGCTCAATGATCGGGCCGTTGCTGCTCGGCGTATTCGGGGCGGTAATGGGCTGGAGGGATGCCCTGAGGATCCTTGCCATCCCAGGCATAGCAATCGCCATCCTATTCTGGAGGCTCGCGGTGGAGCCGGGGATCGGCTCGGGCGGGGATCCCAGCGGCCGCAAATCCTCCGACCTCCCAAAGGAGCGGGGCCCCATCCTGAGGCATTTCTCGATCCCGATAGCGCTGGCGTTGGCCGTGAGCGCGATGAGGGGCGTATATTGGAATGGCTTCAACTCCTTCTTCCCAACCTACCTGAGGAATTATAGGGCGTTCGATCAAAGCTCCGTCGCATATATCTTCTCGGCCATAATGGGCGCGAGCGCCATAGGGATTGCGATCGGCGGTTTCGCCTCCGATAGGATCGGGAGGAGGAAGGTGGTGCTCTTGAGCGCCGCGATCCCCGCCATTCTGATCCCCTCCATCCTGCCCGCAGGGGATTACATGGTGCCCATCTTGGCGGTGGCGGCCGGGCTCTCCTCCTCGCTCGAGGGGGCCGCCCTCACAGCCCTTATCGCGGACCTCTCCCCTCCAGAGGTCTTGGGGAAGATCTTCGCCTTGAACTTCTCGATCCAAGCGGCCATCGGGGCCCTCGTGACCCCGCTGATATTCGGATGGCTGGCCGATGCCATCGGGCTTTGGGCGATCTTCCCCGCGACCGCCGCCTCCTGTGTAGCCATGATCGCGCTCACGTTGATGATAAGGAGGGAGCGGCGGGAATAG
- a CDS encoding putative metallopeptidase: MIRYYPAPDIQERVKELVGSLGFDHIDVDRVICLRSRGSKASRALARIHGLPRVWQRALASDPLYVIEVISERFDALGPDERDKVLIHELLHIPKGFGGGLRGHKKAINRKRVDRLYSMLVSRAGASSR, translated from the coding sequence TTGATTAGATATTATCCCGCGCCGGACATCCAGGAAAGGGTCAAGGAGCTTGTGGGCTCCTTGGGGTTCGATCACATCGATGTGGATAGGGTCATATGCCTGAGGAGCAGGGGCTCGAAGGCCTCCAGGGCCTTGGCCCGCATACATGGGCTGCCGAGGGTTTGGCAAAGGGCCCTCGCCTCCGATCCCCTATACGTCATAGAGGTCATCTCCGAAAGGTTCGATGCCCTTGGCCCCGATGAGAGGGATAAGGTCCTGATACATGAGCTATTGCATATCCCGAAGGGATTCGGCGGCGGCCTCAGGGGGCATAAAAAAGCGATAAATAGGAAGAGGGTCGATCGGCTATATTCAATGCTTGTCTCAAGGGCGGGGGCGAGCTCGCGATGA
- a CDS encoding DUF3368 domain-containing protein, translated as MADAEVLAIAKELDGMAIVDDEISRKTAKIYGISYAGTPYILMKAVSQGLIAKDDAKRALDEMILSGWRCGVETYAKILEAMERL; from the coding sequence ATGGCCGATGCCGAGGTTTTGGCCATAGCCAAGGAGCTCGATGGGATGGCGATCGTGGACGATGAGATCTCGAGGAAGACGGCTAAAATTTATGGAATATCATACGCGGGTACGCCATATATCCTGATGAAAGCGGTTTCCCAAGGGCTCATCGCGAAGGACGATGCCAAACGGGCATTGGATGAGATGATCCTCTCGGGTTGGCGATGCGGCGTTGAAACTTACGCCAAGATCTTGGAGGCCATGGAAAGGTTGTAG
- a CDS encoding type II toxin-antitoxin system VapC family toxin — MDAYAFGPYPLRGGYAAEAIRVSFENDITIYNSSYVSLAAREGAEMYTGDRDLIKRLREPYLRFVKDLREVEI, encoded by the coding sequence TTGGATGCGTACGCATTCGGCCCATACCCGCTCAGGGGCGGATACGCCGCGGAAGCCATTAGGGTGTCCTTCGAGAACGATATAACGATCTACAATTCCTCCTACGTCTCCCTAGCTGCGCGCGAGGGCGCCGAAATGTATACGGGGGATCGGGACCTCATCAAGAGGCTCCGCGAACCTTATCTCAGATTCGTCAAGGATTTAAGGGAGGTGGAGATTTGA
- a CDS encoding type II toxin-antitoxin system VapC family toxin: protein MERIVVDASVVVKWFVDEEGSREALAIRRGYVEGEVEIVAPELIIFETLNALRYKGGFSRRRS from the coding sequence ATGGAAAGGATCGTCGTTGACGCGAGCGTAGTGGTCAAATGGTTCGTCGATGAGGAAGGGTCAAGGGAGGCCTTGGCGATCAGGAGGGGATACGTGGAGGGAGAGGTCGAGATCGTGGCCCCAGAGCTCATAATCTTTGAAACCCTTAACGCCCTGCGCTATAAGGGGGGCTTTTCACGGAGGCGGAGCTGA
- a CDS encoding ribonuclease Z produces MARIKVVVLGSGVWVGNRTHGRRGPGFLLRAGDRAVLIDCAAGTNYQLAEAGFDPNDLDALFLTHLHADHSGGAIALLGEMVITGRGDRLEIYGPPGTRDFLEDLLEAHSKVPGPIGKIRDSFELMISDVRPGPFYDSGGLRASAYELKHAALNYGYRFEYDGRSVAFTGDTEPCDALVELARGCDLLLCQCFKMEPSPFHMDPRSVADLCAKASPKRAVLVHLSPELDPAGALGVIRAMWDGEVEIAEDMMVLEA; encoded by the coding sequence TTGGCGAGGATTAAGGTCGTCGTCTTGGGATCGGGCGTATGGGTTGGCAACAGGACCCACGGCAGGCGCGGCCCCGGCTTCCTCCTCCGAGCCGGGGATCGGGCCGTATTGATCGATTGCGCAGCGGGGACCAATTATCAACTCGCCGAAGCGGGCTTCGATCCGAACGATCTGGATGCGCTTTTCCTGACGCACCTACACGCGGATCATTCCGGCGGAGCGATAGCGCTCTTGGGGGAGATGGTCATTACGGGTAGGGGGGATCGGTTAGAGATATATGGGCCGCCCGGGACCCGCGATTTCCTAGAGGACCTCCTCGAGGCCCATTCCAAGGTCCCCGGCCCGATAGGGAAGATCCGTGATTCCTTCGAATTGATGATCTCCGATGTAAGGCCCGGCCCCTTCTACGATTCGGGCGGCCTCAGGGCTTCCGCTTACGAGCTCAAGCACGCGGCCCTGAATTACGGCTATAGGTTCGAATACGATGGAAGGTCCGTGGCCTTCACGGGCGATACCGAGCCCTGCGATGCCCTAGTGGAGCTGGCGAGGGGATGCGATCTGCTCCTCTGCCAATGCTTCAAGATGGAGCCCTCGCCGTTCCACATGGATCCCCGCTCGGTGGCGGACCTCTGCGCCAAGGCCTCCCCCAAGAGGGCCGTCTTGGTCCATTTGAGCCCGGAGCTGGATCCGGCGGGAGCCTTGGGGGTCATAAGGGCTATGTGGGACGGGGAGGTCGAGATCGCGGAGGATATGATGGTCCTCGAGGCTTGA
- a CDS encoding zinc ribbon domain-containing protein has translation MARSLGDRRAAGLALAVALSALAASAFWPIYVGITYDSSQSRSYFYVSPTERYYYVYYSWPGYYYSYQYGYIWAYRTYYYKVYEFYLTVNSTPEGIGPLSGSGWYKEGSTASFSAPAQTAGAVEGVRYIFDHWTGDYSGQAPFGTITMDKPKTVTAVYRTQYYLETGSSPSGLPKPGKEGWYDAGARVSIPPPQRIVSDGPAKRYVFDYWSLDGRRVDGEEISVDMGSPHKLIAVYKTQYYLSVSSPYGDPKGSGWYDEGSTATISVNTPIEAGFGVSHVFVRWSGDISSESPTAQVLMDGPKTVAAVWRTDSTILYATVALIAAAIAASIAALAFAMRRGLGPFGPRLLCSNCGAKVPRGALFCPSCGRRQGASPGEAEARAE, from the coding sequence ATGGCCCGATCCTTGGGCGATAGGAGGGCCGCGGGCCTAGCGCTCGCGGTAGCGCTCTCGGCCTTGGCCGCATCCGCCTTCTGGCCCATCTATGTGGGCATCACATATGATTCCTCCCAATCCAGATCCTACTTCTATGTTTCCCCGACGGAGCGCTATTACTACGTTTACTACTCTTGGCCCGGGTATTATTACAGCTACCAATACGGGTATATATGGGCCTATAGGACCTATTACTACAAGGTTTACGAGTTCTATTTGACGGTGAACTCGACGCCCGAGGGGATCGGGCCGCTCTCGGGTAGCGGCTGGTATAAGGAGGGAAGCACGGCCTCCTTCAGCGCGCCGGCTCAAACGGCGGGCGCGGTCGAGGGCGTGAGGTACATATTCGATCACTGGACCGGGGATTACTCCGGGCAGGCCCCCTTCGGGACCATAACGATGGATAAGCCCAAGACCGTTACGGCCGTTTATAGGACCCAATACTACCTAGAAACGGGCTCCAGCCCATCCGGGTTGCCGAAGCCCGGGAAGGAGGGATGGTACGACGCGGGCGCGAGGGTCTCCATTCCACCGCCCCAGAGGATCGTCAGCGATGGGCCGGCCAAGAGGTACGTATTCGATTATTGGTCCTTGGATGGGCGAAGGGTGGATGGGGAGGAGATCTCCGTCGATATGGGCTCCCCCCATAAATTGATCGCCGTTTACAAGACCCAATATTATCTATCGGTTTCATCCCCCTACGGCGATCCCAAGGGATCGGGCTGGTATGATGAGGGATCGACGGCCACCATATCGGTCAACACGCCCATCGAGGCCGGCTTCGGCGTAAGCCACGTCTTCGTTCGATGGAGCGGCGATATCTCCTCCGAATCGCCGACTGCCCAAGTCCTGATGGATGGCCCAAAGACGGTCGCGGCCGTTTGGAGGACCGATTCAACGATCCTATACGCCACGGTGGCCCTAATCGCGGCCGCCATCGCGGCATCGATCGCGGCGCTGGCGTTCGCGATGCGGAGGGGGCTCGGACCCTTCGGCCCCCGGCTCCTATGTTCGAACTGCGGGGCCAAGGTCCCGAGGGGTGCCCTCTTCTGCCCATCCTGCGGGCGAAGGCAGGGGGCGAGCCCCGGGGAGGCCGAGGCTAGGGCCGAGTAG
- a CDS encoding CFI-box-CTERM domain-containing protein, producing MNRGAIKAIALLAILSSALVPLFSAPTSATYMAEYSLAAGARPVGIHLNKTHVFFAEQYDDGTSKIGILKQGTTERVITELNLTKDSEPYGIWVKNASTIWFTEYRGSKIGLLKKSSGGWELREFSLTSGSGPARIISRNDTTVYFTQYYGNKIGALSYRDGKWILTEYTLPTPNSAPLGIALDNRTGEVWFTEYMSNQIGRLYPDIGIIEEYPAGGSGPYDIIVDEEGYVWFTSERSDQIGRLAPWSGIATFYAIPTGNCKPRGIAYDSKAKEFWFAEFNAAKIGRLSPIKGIFWEYQTPTSNSQPWYLAVNSTDVNTRDVYFGEWGAGRVGRLEQGPGKGPTITTTVPALSLASTSETATSFTTSPQIVTPTERPPAAAGIAAAHSSTAATTSSTITDTVSISMTTTTGIMPTTTTVWVVTPATITTTYTTYVATVPITASTTSTSISTSYVATTSMTLTYSSITTSYVATSTTTVLFTRTTRAIQTIAAETFTSTSTQWIQEEGTTSLTATTTQTQFVATATSTIIATATVTTTLAPGPPVPQLPPSLPRCLIATAAYGSELDPRIQFLRGFRDGIVMGTFAGGHFMEAFNAWYYSFSPAIAEALYGDEGLRAIARAALSPLISSLEASSLAYAAAEPLGREAAVAFAGLIASALIGAIYLGPPLALMAMKWPRRRAWKRAAISAAIALSASASLMALAEASGSGALMALSASAFVLSSIAASGLGIAIAAMGMAGMARGAASRMRRE from the coding sequence ATGAATAGGGGCGCTATCAAAGCGATCGCCCTTCTGGCGATCCTCTCCTCGGCGCTCGTCCCGCTCTTCTCGGCGCCGACCTCCGCCACCTACATGGCGGAGTATTCGCTCGCCGCCGGGGCTAGGCCGGTTGGGATTCATTTGAACAAGACCCATGTGTTCTTCGCGGAACAATACGACGACGGGACCTCGAAGATAGGGATTTTGAAGCAGGGTACAACAGAAAGGGTGATAACGGAGCTCAACCTCACGAAGGATTCCGAGCCATATGGGATATGGGTGAAGAACGCTTCAACGATCTGGTTCACCGAGTATCGAGGAAGCAAGATAGGCCTTTTGAAGAAATCTTCCGGCGGTTGGGAGCTGCGCGAGTTCTCCCTGACGTCAGGGTCCGGGCCCGCGAGGATAATATCAAGGAACGATACAACCGTCTATTTCACCCAGTACTACGGTAATAAGATAGGGGCCCTGAGCTATCGGGATGGAAAATGGATCTTGACGGAGTACACGCTGCCAACTCCAAATAGCGCCCCGCTGGGGATCGCGCTCGATAATAGAACCGGGGAGGTCTGGTTCACCGAATACATGTCCAACCAGATAGGGAGGCTCTATCCCGATATTGGAATCATAGAGGAATACCCGGCGGGCGGGAGCGGGCCATATGATATAATCGTTGATGAGGAGGGCTACGTTTGGTTTACATCGGAGCGATCGGATCAGATAGGGAGGCTCGCCCCTTGGAGCGGCATCGCGACGTTCTACGCGATCCCTACGGGCAACTGCAAGCCCCGAGGGATCGCCTACGACTCCAAAGCCAAGGAGTTTTGGTTCGCGGAGTTCAACGCCGCGAAGATCGGGAGGCTCTCGCCTATTAAGGGCATTTTTTGGGAATATCAAACGCCGACCTCCAACAGCCAGCCCTGGTACTTGGCCGTAAACTCGACCGATGTCAATACCAGGGACGTCTATTTCGGAGAATGGGGCGCCGGGAGGGTGGGCCGGCTCGAGCAAGGGCCCGGCAAGGGCCCAACGATCACCACGACCGTCCCGGCCCTCAGCTTGGCCTCCACCTCCGAAACGGCGACGAGCTTCACCACATCGCCCCAAATCGTGACTCCGACAGAGAGGCCCCCTGCAGCCGCGGGTATAGCAGCAGCCCACTCCAGCACCGCCGCCACGACCTCCTCCACGATCACCGACACCGTCAGCATATCCATGACGACCACCACGGGCATAATGCCCACGACCACGACCGTTTGGGTAGTCACGCCCGCGACCATAACCACTACCTATACGACCTACGTGGCCACGGTGCCGATCACGGCCTCCACCACCTCGACCTCGATCTCGACCAGCTACGTGGCGACGACCTCCATGACCCTTACGTACTCCTCAATAACGACGTCCTACGTGGCCACGTCTACGACGACGGTGCTCTTCACTAGGACGACCAGGGCGATTCAGACGATCGCGGCGGAGACCTTCACGAGCACCTCCACGCAATGGATCCAGGAGGAGGGGACCACGAGCCTGACGGCCACGACGACGCAAACGCAGTTCGTCGCCACGGCGACCAGCACCATCATCGCCACGGCCACCGTTACAACGACCCTAGCCCCGGGACCGCCGGTGCCCCAGCTGCCCCCCAGCCTGCCGCGCTGCCTCATAGCCACGGCCGCGTATGGATCCGAGCTGGACCCGAGGATCCAATTCCTGAGGGGCTTCAGGGACGGCATAGTCATGGGGACGTTCGCCGGAGGCCATTTCATGGAGGCGTTCAACGCCTGGTATTACTCCTTCAGCCCCGCCATCGCCGAGGCCCTATACGGGGACGAGGGCCTCAGGGCCATCGCCAGGGCCGCCCTATCGCCCTTGATATCCTCCTTAGAGGCATCGAGCCTCGCCTATGCGGCGGCGGAGCCATTGGGCCGGGAGGCTGCCGTTGCCTTCGCCGGCCTGATAGCATCGGCCCTCATAGGGGCCATTTACCTCGGCCCTCCCTTGGCCCTGATGGCCATGAAATGGCCTAGGCGAAGGGCTTGGAAACGGGCGGCCATATCGGCGGCGATCGCCCTCTCGGCCAGCGCCTCCCTGATGGCCTTGGCCGAGGCATCGGGATCCGGCGCCCTCATGGCCCTATCGGCCTCGGCCTTCGTCCTCTCCTCCATCGCGGCCTCGGGCCTCGGGATCGCTATCGCGGCGATGGGAATGGCCGGGATGGCGCGGGGGGCCGCCTCTCGCATGCGCCGGGAATAA
- a CDS encoding SagB/ThcOx family dehydrogenase gives MEVGSITKLPDPRRGGGPSLEEALLWRRSIREYSGEPLTIQEISQLLWAAQGITDPRGLRTAPSAGGTYPLEIYIVVGKVEGLSAGVYKYRPHDHSIAMIREGDKRAELAEAALGQGWVRAAAIDIVISADYGRTTARYGERGVRYVHMEAGHAAQNLLLQAAALGLGAVPVGAFDDDKIAAIIGSPPSERPLYVIPVGRRAKA, from the coding sequence ATGGAGGTCGGATCAATCACCAAGCTCCCGGATCCTAGGCGGGGCGGAGGCCCCTCCCTCGAGGAGGCCCTGCTGTGGAGGAGATCGATCAGGGAATACTCGGGGGAGCCATTAACGATCCAAGAGATCTCCCAGCTCCTATGGGCGGCGCAGGGCATAACGGATCCGAGGGGCCTCAGGACGGCCCCCTCGGCCGGGGGGACCTATCCATTGGAGATCTATATCGTCGTGGGAAAGGTCGAGGGCTTGAGCGCCGGCGTATACAAGTACAGGCCCCACGATCACTCCATCGCCATGATTCGCGAGGGCGATAAAAGGGCCGAGCTGGCGGAGGCGGCCTTGGGCCAAGGCTGGGTGAGGGCGGCGGCGATCGATATCGTCATCTCGGCCGATTACGGGAGGACGACCGCTAGGTATGGCGAGAGGGGCGTGAGGTATGTCCACATGGAGGCGGGGCACGCGGCCCAGAATTTGCTATTGCAAGCGGCCGCCTTGGGCCTCGGGGCCGTCCCGGTCGGGGCGTTCGACGACGATAAAATCGCGGCGATCATCGGCTCTCCACCCAGCGAAAGGCCATTATATGTGATACCCGTGGGCAGGAGAGCAAAGGCCTGA
- a CDS encoding cupin domain-containing protein, which produces MIVFDTKGLELGRREGGLFLGPVGWRSLVDESIGSERLRIAIVKFPPGVRTKLHSHEYDQCVLVIDGRGILATEGEEHRVGPGALVFIPKGERHWHGSDGDNEFLQLAVYYSP; this is translated from the coding sequence ATGATCGTGTTCGATACGAAGGGCTTGGAGCTTGGCAGGAGGGAGGGCGGCCTCTTCCTCGGGCCCGTTGGATGGAGGAGCCTCGTGGATGAATCGATAGGGTCCGAGAGGCTGAGGATAGCGATCGTAAAATTCCCGCCGGGCGTTAGGACGAAGCTCCATTCCCACGAATACGATCAATGCGTCTTGGTCATCGATGGAAGGGGGATATTGGCCACGGAAGGCGAGGAGCATCGAGTCGGCCCGGGGGCCTTGGTATTCATACCGAAGGGCGAAAGGCATTGGCATGGATCCGATGGGGATAACGAGTTCCTCCAGCTGGCCGTTTACTATTCGCCCTGA